One Oryctolagus cuniculus chromosome 7, mOryCun1.1, whole genome shotgun sequence genomic window, ATATATGGGCGGctcggcgggcggcgggcggcatTCTGGCGCGGAGCGGAGCGGCGGCGGGCGTAGCTAGCGGGTCGGCCGCGGAGCGGGGGTGCAGCTCGGTTTCCCCCCGACACCCCTCCCCCTCAggcgccagccccacccctctgCGGGCCGGGCCGACCCCACCGAACTATCCCCTGCGGCGCGAGCCCGGGGCGGCTCCGGGCGCCCCCAACAGACCCCCCCCACCATGGGCAGCCAGAGCTCCAAGGCTCCCCGGGGCGACGTGACCGCCGAGGAGGCAGCAGGCGCTTCCCCCGCGAAGGCCAACGGACAGGTGGGTGCGCTCGGCACGaccggccccggccccctcctCTCGCACCGCGCCCCTCTCGGGCCTCGGGCCGGGGCCGCGCGCTTTGTCCGGCCCGGGACAcgcggcgccccctcccccgccccgtcccTTTGTTCTCCGCGCCGCAGCCCCCGCGGGCGAagcgaggggaggggcggggagggggcgccggcCGGGCCCCGCCGCCTTCTTTGTTcgcggccccggcccccggcgcTGCCCCGGGCCGCCCCGAGGGCCGCGCGGGGAACAAAGGCGCGGCTGGGCCGCGCCGAGGGGGCGCCCAGGGGCCGCGGGGCGGGTGCCCGGCGGGGAGGGCGCGCCACCCCCGGCCCTGACCTCGGCAGCCCACGGTCTTTTCTTTCGGGGGGGTGCCGAGATGTGGGGagagcctggggtgggtggggggccgTTTACACAAAGCAGGAGGCTGGGAAAATAGGCCGTCCAGGTGCTGAGAGACAGCGCCCCGGGGCGGCTTCCCGCCCAATGTCGCCCAGCACGGCTCGCCCGCTTGCTCGGGATCCGCGGCCCGGAGCGGTTCCGTGCGGAATAGAGAGCGCgccccgggggaggggggtgggggcccCGGGACCCCAGCGCCTCCTGCCGGCCATGGCCTTTGCGCGCCTGTGAGGGGCGAGAGGCAGATGTCTGAAGGGGTCCCCGGTGTGGGGCTGAAGACCCTGTTGTCTGGAGGGGGCCAGgagcgggctggggaggggaagagcCCTGGCCCTCATCGCTGTCTCCTCTGCCCTGCAGGAGAATGGCCACGTGAAAAGCAATGGAGACTTAACCCCCAAGGGTGAAGGGGAGTCGCCCCCCGTGAACGGAACAGATGAGGCAGCTGGGGCCACTGGCGATGCGATCGAGCCAGCACCCCCTAGCCAGGGCGCCGAGGCCAAGGGGGACGCTCCCCCCAAGGAGACccccaagaagaagaagaaattctcTTTCAAGAAGCCTTTCAAATTGAGCGGCCTGTCCTTCAAGAGAAATCGGAAGGAGGGCGGGGGCgactcctctgcctcctcccccacgGAGGAAGAGCAGGAGCAGGGCGAGATCGGTGCCTGCAGCGAAGAGGGCACTGCCCCGGAGGGGAAGGCCGCTGCCACCCcggagagccaggagccccaggccaagggggcagaggctggcgctgcctgcaagggaggagacacagaagaggagGCAGGGCCCCCAGCAGAGCCGTCCACTCCCTCGGGGCCGGAGAGTGGCCCTACACCGGCCGGCGCCGAGCAGAATGAGTAGCTGGGTGGGGGCAGGCGGGTGATCTCTTAAGCTACAAAAAACTGTGCTGTCCTTGTGAGGTCACTGCCTGGACCCTGTGCCCTGGCTGCCTTCCTGTGCCCAGAAAGGAggggctgctgccccctcccaaccacttccctctcctcctctccctcctgtggATTCTCCCATCAGCCATCTGGTCTTCCTCGCAAGGCCAGCTGAAGATGGTCCCTTACATTTTCCCAAGTTAGGTTAGTGATGTGAAatgctcctggtccagccccctcccctgacccccccacccctgccctgcagaaGGCAATTGCTGGTTTTCTCCCTCGGTTCTTTTCCAAGTAGGTTCTGTTTACCCTACTCCCCCAAATCCCTGAGCCAGAAGTGGGGTGCTTATACTCCCAAACCCTGAGTGTCCAGCCTTCCCCCTGTTGAGTTTTTAGTCTCTTGTGCTGTGCCTAGTGGCAcctgggctggggaggacacTGCCCCTGTCTGGGTTTTTATAAATGTCTTACTCAAGTTCAAACCTCCAGCTTGTGAATCAACTGTGTCTCTTTTTTGACTTGGTAAGCAAGTATTAGGCTTTGGGGTGGGGGAAGTCTGTAATGTGAAACAACTTCTTGTTGTCTTTTTCTCCCATTGTTGTAAATAACTTTTAATGGCCAAACCCCagatttgtactttttttttctaattgctaAAACCATTCTCTTCCACCTGGTTTTACTGTAACCTTTGGAAAAGGAATAAATGTTGTCCCTTTAGTGGTGCTTTAATGACTGGTCTTCTGGGGATGGGGTGAGATCTGTGGACACTAGTTAACCTCCAGCCAGGAGCAAACTAGAAGGCAGGTAAGTTTACGGGCTTTGTCGTCGTAGGGCTGCCCTGCCCGTACACCAGAACGCAGGGAGTTCAGAGCTGACATCAACCCAGGGAGTGCCAGGAAACAGAGGCTCAGGTGGGTATAGAAAGGTACCATTTTATTACAAAGAGTcgcacaaaaatgaaaatagtatctCAAAAAGGAAGCTAGGCcgccagcctccacctgcagagctggggaaGACCGAGGGCGGGCAGCATTAGTTTCGGGGCTCACCTGAGGCCAGCGGGACGGTATGACGAGAACAGAACCAACCTAAAAATGGCTAACGTTACCTTAGGGGCTGGAAAGAACAGGAAGTCCCTGAAGACCCAGCCACCCCTACCCTCCTAGAATGGTCAACAGGGGGCACCTTTCCATACCTGCTAGGGACACACCCCGGCGTGTCTTGTAGCTCCCTTCTACCCACACCTGGAGCCCTTCGTGGTTTAAAATCGAACTGGGGAGGGATGGCTGGCAGGGCAGCGGCTATGAGTTTACCCAGCTTGGCTACCCTGGCCTCAGGGCCTTGGTTCTTGTCTAGTCCTCAgggatatttatatttaatatatttttatataaatacacagaaatagaaaatataaaatcttgAGGGGTTAAGGGAGAAAGGTGGGAaagctggccaggagccagatctggaGAAGTCTGCTCAGGCCAGCTTGACCTCCTCTTTGACCCTGTGGAGAAAGCAGAGACTGGCATGAGATAACCCACCCCAGAGGCCTTGGGGCAAGAGTGGGGATACAATGACTTCCTCAGGCCCAGGCTGCCCAGGTGACTGCCGGGGGCTGGGGCTTCTTAGCTCTGCCTAGAgctgcagagacagacagactggtCCCTGAAAGAGGCCTTTGTAAGTGGGACCAGCTGTCCCTGTGCCTTCCCTCTCAGAGCAGTGGGACAAAGGGGCTGATGCTCCAACACCAAGGCAGACAGCTCCTTCCTCACcctttggcttctggcttctcctCCTTGGTTTTCTCCTCTTCTGCGACTTCTAGAACATAAGAGTGCAGGGATGATCAAGGGCAGCCCCTCTGGAGAGACCCATACAGTCTTTACCCCAAAACCCCCTCCCAGCACTATGGCTTACTGGACTTAGAACAAGAGAAAAGCCCATCCCAGGCCCTCCCAGTGAGCCCTGCTGAAAACAGACAGGTTGGACCGGTTTTCCAGCCTGCCTGAGCCAGAGCTTGGTGGGCGGAGGCAGCCCCCTGGGAAACTGGGGTGAGTGCTGGGAAAAGCGCTTGGGTGGTATGTGAGAGCCACTGCATTGTGGGCCCTGCTGCTTCTGGGAGCCCCTGATCCCTGCAGATGTGGCAGGGCGTGGGCTGAGACCCCAGTGCTGGACATCCAGACCTACCTTTCTTCTCTTCAGCATCTTTGTCTTTTTCATCTTCTGTTTTGACTCTCTTGGCTTTCTTGAAGTTGGAAGAATTCTTGCGCCCGCCCTCTCCCTCCTCATCGGAGTCGGAAAACTCCTCCTCACAGGCAATTCGTTTGTCAGAGGAACAGACTAGGAGGCAGGAGATGGAAAGTCTGGGTGAGAGCAGGAGGTTTTAATCCCAGGGTCTATGTTCAGTGCTTCGCTGTGTGTCCTCAGAGACAA contains:
- the MARCKSL1 gene encoding MARCKS-related protein, with protein sequence MGSQSSKAPRGDVTAEEAAGASPAKANGQENGHVKSNGDLTPKGEGESPPVNGTDEAAGATGDAIEPAPPSQGAEAKGDAPPKETPKKKKKFSFKKPFKLSGLSFKRNRKEGGGDSSASSPTEEEQEQGEIGACSEEGTAPEGKAAATPESQEPQAKGAEAGAACKGGDTEEEAGPPAEPSTPSGPESGPTPAGAEQNE